From Uloborus diversus isolate 005 chromosome 8, Udiv.v.3.1, whole genome shotgun sequence, a single genomic window includes:
- the LOC129228542 gene encoding uncharacterized protein LOC129228542, giving the protein MLLELPDISHPSSSAGKVLKKLDKLSEDMEMLLTSGNTYDVVLTADEFEVKAHKIILSSRSSVFARMFANPMKENLENKVVISNLDRDSLQDFVFYIYTGRITLKDHKKCRDLFIAADLYDLPELRDICSAWLKFVTFDSAVDSLRLGNDYDDQELKEAAMTFIAENSEAIKATEKWALLMQERPPLALEMLSYMFNGDV; this is encoded by the coding sequence ATGCTGTTGGAACTCCCGGACATATCACATCCATCATCAAGTGCGGGAAAAGTGCTGAAAAAACTTGACAAGCTCTCAGAAGACATGGAAATGCTCTTGACTTCCGGTAATACCTATGATGTGGTGTTGACAGCTGATGAATTTGAAGTTAAAGCTCATAAAATTATTCTATCTTCAAGATCATCTGTTTTTGCTAGAATGTTTGCAAATCCAATGAAGGAAAATTTGGAGAATAAGGTAGTAATATCTAATCTTGATCGAGACTCATTACAAGATTTTGTGTTTTATATCTACACTGGTCGGATAACGCTGAAAGATCATAAGAAATGCAGAGATCTATTTATTGCTGCTGATCTGTATGATCTTCCCGAGTTGAGGGATATTTGCTCAGCCTGGTTGAAGTTTGTTACATTTGATTCGGCCGTTGATTCTCTCAGATTAGGGAATGATTATGATGACCAAGAGCTGAAGGAAGCTGCCATGACTTTTATTGCTGAAAATTCTGAAGCAATTAAAGCAACTGAAAAATGGGCATTACTCATGCAGGAAAGGCCTCCTCTTGCACTTGAAATGCTCTCATATATGTTTAATGGTGATGTGTAG